The genomic DNA GCGACTGGAAGGCAATTCGCCCTCCTCGCGCGCTTCCGGAACGACGTTCGCGGCCTGACTGTTCACCTCGCTGTCCATCCGCTTCTCTTAGTGCATGCGCAGGCAGAGTTGAACGGGCTTTCTGGCAAAAGGCAAGGCGCGGAGAAGGCTGTCCCAGGGAAAGCGCGCGGCTGCGACACGAATCCCCGTTGAAAGCCCTCTTCGCCCATGTCAAAGAGCGCGCATGAGCCAGGACACATCGCCTTTTACCCGTCGCCTCGCCACCAATGCCCGCACCGTCGAGGGTCTGCTGGAACGTCTGCTCGGCCAGACGACGGAAGCCGACGAAATCGCCCGGCCGGCAAACCTGCTCGCGGCCATGCGCCACGGCGTGCTGAACGGGGGCAAGCGTCTGCGCCCCTTCCTGGTGATCGAATGCGCCGATCTGCTCGGCGGCAATCGCGATGCGGCCTTGCGCGTCGGCGCGGCACTCGAATGCGTGCATTGCTATTCGCTGGTCCATGACGACCTGCCGGCGATGGACGACGACGACATGCGCCGCGGCCAGCCGACCGTGCACAGGGCCTTCGATGAGGCGACGGCGATTCTTGCCGGCGACAGCCTGCTGACCTTTGCCTTCGATATCATCGCAGCACCCGAGACAGCGCTTTCGGATGCGCAGAAGGTGGAACTGATCCTGGCGCTCGGACGCGCCGCCGGCCACGGCGGCATGGCCGGCGGACAAGCGCTCGACCTGGCCGCGGAAAAGTCGCCACCGGACGAGGCCGGGATCGTCACGCTGCAGGCGATGAAGACAGGTGCCCTGATCCGCTTTGCCTGCGAGGCTGGCGCCATCGTCGCCGGCGCCGCGAAGGAGGACCGCGCGCGGCTTCGCGCCTTCGGCGAAAAGATCGGCCTTGCCTTCCAGCTTGCCGACGACCTGCTCGACCTTACCGCGGATGCTGAGACCATGGGCAAGGCAACCGGCAAGGACGCCGCCCGTGGCAAGGGCACGCTGGTCGCGCTCAACGGCCAGACCTGGGCGGAAGACCGGCTGGAGCAACTGGTCGCCGAAGCAGAAGCGCTGCTTGCGCCCTATGGAGTGCGCTCGGCCATTCTCGTCGAAGCCGCCCGTTTCATCGCCAATCGCAGGAGCTAGATCCATGAGCAAATACTGGTCGCCGATCGTCTCCAAGCTGAAGCCCTACGTGCCTGGCGAACAGCCGCGCATCGCCAACCTGGTGAAGCTCAACACCAACGAATGCCCCTACGGTCCGTCTGAGAAGGTGCTCGACGCGATCGCCGCGGCAGCGAGCAGCGATCTTCGCCTTTATCCGGACCCGCTGGCGCTGAAGCTGCGCCAGGCCATCGCCGTACGCTATGGCGTGACCGCCGAAGAAGTCTTCGTCGGCAACGGCTCGGACGAGGTGCTGGCGCACATCTTCGCCGGCTTGCTGAAGCACGACGCGCCGCTGCTCTATCCGGATATCTCCTACAGCTTCTATTCGACCTATGCGCGGCTCTTCGAGATCGACACGGTCGAGATCCCGCTCAGCGATCGCTTCGAGATCGATCTCGCCGACTACGACCGGCCCTGCGGCGCGATCATCCTGCCGAACCCGAATGCCCCGACCGGCATCGCTTTGCCGCTCGCCGACATCGAGCGGCTGGTCGCAAGCCATCCGGACCAGCCCGTCGTCATCGACGAGGCCTATGTCGATTTCGGCGGCCAGTCGGCCGCAGAACTGGTTTCGAAATACGAGAACCTCTTGGTCGTCCAGACCTTCTCCAAGTCGCGCGCACTTGCGGGCTTGCGCGTCGGCTTCGCCATTGGCCAGCGCCCGCTGATCGAGGCGCTGGAGCGGGTGAAGGACAGCTTCAACTCCTATCCGCTCGGCCGTCCGGCCCAGGCCGGCGCCATCGCCGCGATCGAGGATGAAGCCTGGTTCGAGGACACTCGCGCCAAGATCATCGCGTCGCGCGACCGGCTCACGGCCGAACTGACAGCGCGCGGCTTCGAGGTGCTGCCTTCGTCGGCAAACTTCGTTTTCGCACGGCATCCCGGCCATAGAGGAGAAACGCTGATGAAGGCGCTCCGCGAGCGCGCCGTGCTGGTGCGCCATTTCGCCAAGCCGCGCATCTCCGATTTCCTGCGCATCACCATCGGCACCGATGCCGAATGCGCGCGCCTGATCGAGGCGCTAGACGAGATCCTCTAAGTTGTCTCGGTGACATTTTCGCCGTTTCAAACAAGCGATGGACTGATCTAGCCTCCGGCGACCGAGCCGGAGCTTGTCTTACATGTTCGACCTGACGCCCTATCTGCCGCAGCTTCTCATTGCCTGGACCGCCTATCTGATCGCGACCGCATCGCCGGGGCCGGCGATCCTGGCGATCATCACCACCTCGGTCAGCCAGGGACGAAAGGCGGGCCTGGCGCTTGCCCTTGGCGTTCTGACGGGAAGTTACACCTGGGCAATGCTGACGGCCTCCGGTCTCTCGGCGCTGATCCGCGCCTATGGCCACGCGATCATCGTCTTGAAGATCGCCGGCGCCTGCTATCTCTTCTGGCTCGCCTATAACGCGCTACGCGCTGCCATGCGCAGCGACAAGAGCGCGATCGTGCCGACGGCAAAGGTGCAGACCTCGCTGAAGCGGCTCTATCTCAAGGGGCTCGGCATCCACCTGACGAACCCCAAGGCGATCTTCTCCTGGATCATGCTGGTGTCACTCGGCATGCCCGCGGGCGCGCCGGTCGGCGTTACCGCCACTTTTATCGGCGGCTGCATGGTCTTGGGTCTGATGACCTTCTGCGGCTTTGCGATCGTCTTCTCGCTCACGCCGGTACACCGCGCCTATCTGAAGTCCAGGCGGCTGATCGAAAGCCTGATGGCCGGTTTCTTCGCCTTTGCCGGCTTCAAGCTGCTGACATCACGGCTCTGAGGCCACAGCGTAGACAAAGCGCGGCTGCTTACTCAGCGGCCGCCTGACCGCGGCCGTAGCGCTTCTCGATATAATCGGAAACCAGCGTCTCGAAGTCGCCGGCAATGTTGGGGCCGCGCAGCGTCATTGCCTTCTCCCCGTCGATGAATACGGGGGCGGCCGGCATTTCGCCGGTGCCGGGCAAAGAGATGCCGATGTCGGCATGTTTGCTTTCGCCCGGGCCGTTGACGATGCAGCCCATGACCGCGACCTTCAGGCCCTCGACGCCGGGATACTTCTCGCGCCAGACCGGCATGTTGCGGCGGATGTCGTCCTGGATCTTCTGGGCGAGTTCCTGGAACACCGTGGACGTGGTGCGTCCGCAGCCGGGACAGGCGGCAACAACAGGGATGAACTGACGGAAACCCATGACCTGCAGCAATTCCTGCGCCACCTGCACCTCGCGGGTGCGGTCGCCGCCGGGCTCAGGCGTCAGCGAAATGCGGATCGTATCGCCGATGCCCTGCTGCATGAGGATGCCGAGCGAAGCGGACGAGGCGACGATGCCCTTCGTGCCCATGCCGGCCTCGGTGAGGCCGAGATGCAGTGCGTGGTCCGAGCGGGCCGACAACATGGCATAGACGGCGATCAGGTCCTGAACGCCGGAAACCTTGGCCGAAAGGATGATGCGGTTGCGCGGCAGACCGATCTCTTCGGCGAGTTCCGCCGAGAGCAGCGCCGACTGCACGATCGTCTCGCGCGTCACCTCTTGCGCCGTCAGCGGAAAACCGTTCGCCTTGTTCTCGTCCATCAGCCGCGTCAGCAGTTCCTGGTCGAGCGAACCCCAGTTGACACCGATGCGCACCGGCTTGTCGTAGCGGATCGCCATCTCGACGATCTCGGCGAACTGCTTGTCCTTCTTGTCCTTGAACCCGACATTGCCCGGATTGATGCGATACTTCGCAAGCGCCTCGGCGCAGGCCGGATGATCGGCAAGCAGCTTGTGGCCGATATAGTGGAAGTCGCCGACGAGCGGCACGTCAAGACCAAGGCGCTCGAGCCGCTCGCGGATCTTCGGCACCGCCGCCGCACTCTCGTCGCGGTCGACGGTGATGCGCACCAGTTCCGAACCGGCCTTGTGCAGCGCGGCCACCTGGGCCACGGTCCCATCGATATCGGCCGTATCGGTGTTGGTCATCGACTGGACCACGACCGGTGCGCCGCCCCCGACGATGACGCCGCCGACATCGACGGCGACGGAGGCGCGGCGGGGCTGCGGATCGAAATCGAAGGCGGAAGACATGAAGGCCTCTTCGTGGGTCACTGAGCCGGGCGAGGATGCGGGCAGAACCCGCATGGACTTTCCTCAACTCGCCCTGGCCATTTGCCCATCAGGTGGATGAGGAAAGCCTGATTGTCAACGGCGACATCATGCCCTGACGGCGATTTGATGGCGCCGTTCCGTCTCAGTGCCCCTTAGCGTGATCCGCATGGATCGCATGGTGCGACAAGAGAAGCACGACGATGAAGAGCAGCGGCACCGAGGCGAAGATGATGGCAAAGCCCGTATGCTCGGCAACGAAGCCGATCAGCGACGGTGCGAACAGCATGCCGGAATAGCCCATGAAGGTCGCGACCGAGAGCCCGATGCCCGGCTGCAGGCCCGGCATGTTGCCGGCGGCCGAGAACGCGATCGGCACCATGTTGGAGATGCCGATGCCGGCGATCGCAAAACCGAGGATGGCGATATAGGCATTGGGCGCCGTGCCCGCGACGATCATGCCGACGAGTGCCGTGACGGTGCAGATGCGGAGCGTCCGTTTGGCGCCGAAGCGATCCCGCACGAAATCGCCGGCAAAACGCATGGTCGCCATGGTGGCGGAGAAGGCGGCAAAGCCGAAGCCGGAAAGCTCAACGGAGGCGCCAAGCTCGTTGCGCAGATAAAGCGCACCCCAGTCGAGCACTGTGCCCTCAGGCACCATCGAGAACAGCGCCATGATGCCGATCAGCCAGGGGAGCGGCGTCATCGGCAGGCGCAGCTTTTCCTTGGCTGCGCCTGGATGCGGCTTGTCAGCCAGGATCATCGGCCAAGCGGCGACGATCAGTACCAGGCAGATCGCAGTGACGACAAGGACATGCGGCAGCACACCGAAGCGGGCCATGAGGAAACCGCCGATACCGGCACCGATCAGGCCGCCGAGGCTCCAATAGGCATGGCAGGACGACATGATCGCACGGCGCATGGATTTCTCGACCTCGACCGCATTGGCGTTCATCGCGACGTCCATCGCGCCGGCAAAACCGCCAAGCAGGAACATGGCGACAGCCGCCGTCCAGACATCGGGGACAAGCGTCAGAAGCAGAAGCAACGGCGACAGGATGATGGCGGTGACCTTGACCACCTTCTGCGACCCCACACGGGCGATGTAGCCGCCGGCAATCGGCATGAGCACCAGCGAGCCAATACCGAACATCAGGATCAACAGGCCGAGCACGCTTTCGCTGATGCCGAGCCGGTCCTTGAATTCCGGGATCTTCGGCGCCCAACTGCCGATGACGAAGCCGTTCAATAGGAAGAGCAGCGAAACCGCCAGCCGGTTGCGGGTCATGTAGCCCTGGCGGACGGTCGCGGAAGGAGAACGTTGGTCCATGGTCTTGCCTCTGTGCCGGGTCGCCCGGCTCAAATTGTGATTTCGATCAGATTTCCATCGGGGTCGCGAACAACAGCCTCATAGAAGCCATCGCCGGTCCATCGCGGTTTTGCGACCAGAATGCCCTTAGCCTCGGCGCGCGCGGCCATCGCCTCGACCGCCTGCTCGCTGCCGAGCGACAGCGCCACATGGGCAAGGCCGGTACGTTCTTCAGCCGGATCGGCCGGCCCAACCCAGGGGCCTTCCATGATCTCGAATGCCGGCCCGTCGCCAAGCGTCAGGAACCGCGAGCGAAAGCCCGGCCGCCGTCGGCTTTCATAGATCTCGCCGACTTCGGCGCCGAAGAAGGACGACCAGAAGCTGGCAATCGCCTCGAGGTCCCGCGTCCAGAGCGCCACATGCGTGATCGTCGTCATTCCGTCTCTCCCGCCATCAGGACCTCTGCCCTTGTCGCCTCGAAGGCCGACCGATGCTCGGCCGACGCATCCGCCTCGAGCAGCAGCGTCACCTTGTCATTGATATCGACAACCCCGTGCGCGGCGGCCGTACCGAGCTTGTCGCTGGTGACGGCGACAACCAGGCGCCGGCTGCGCAGCGCAATGAGCCGTTTGAATTCCGCATCCTCGAAATAGATCGCCGTCAGGCCCGCAGCGGCATCGGCGCCGCAGGTGCCAAGGAAGCAGAGATCGGGCCGCAGCAGTTCCGCGTCGCGCTGCGCCCGCGCACTGATCGCCGCACCGACGGCACGGTTGAGCGGGCCGCCGAGCAGGATCAGATCGACGCCCGGCTTCTCCATGAGCGCGACGGCAATCAGCGGTGTGTTGGTGACGACGGTGACCGGCAGCTCCGGCTCGATCAGTTGCGCGATCGCAAGATTGGTCGAGCCGGCATCGAGGAACACGGTCATATCAGGCTTGATCAGGCCGACCGCCGTGCGCGCCAGCGCCGCCTTGCGTTCCGGCGCCATCGCCACCCGTTCTCGCAATGTGCTGTGGGCCGCCGGCGCGACCGGAAGTGCGCCACCATAGACGCGCTCGCACAGTCCTGCCGCCGCCATTTCCCGGAGATCGCGGCGGATCGTGTCTTCGGAAACGCTGAGCTCGGCCGCAAGATCAGCAGCCAGCACCCGGCCATTGGCCTTCAACCGCTCCTGGATCAGCGTCTTTCGCTCACGAAGAAGGAGTTCCCCTGACATTTTCACCAACCGTGCATAAACGTGCATGAATCGCCATAAATGCGCATAGCAACTTTTGAAACCGTTTTCAAGCCGGCGCGGCGCCCAAATCGGAGGGGCGCGCGAATTTCGACAAACCGTGGCTTTTGCGCGCAATCGGGGTCAATTCGAGGAAAATTCTTCATCAAACGCTCAGGAATTGGTGTTTTATACGCTCAGATCGCCGATTTTTTATGCGATTGTCCGCTCAATCCGGACGACGGGCCGGGCAAGAAAGAAGATGGAAAATCACGATGAAACTCCTCCCCACGCTGTTTGCCGCCGCTCTGATGCAGGTTGCCGCACTTGGCTCCGCTGAAGCCGGCGAGAACCTCGATGCGATCAAATCTGCCGGTGTCCTGAAGATCGGCACCGAGGGCACCTATGCCCCGTTCACCTATCACGACGCCTCCGGCGCGCTCGTCGGCTTCGACGTGGAGATCGGCCACGCCGTCGCCGAGAAGCTCGGCGTCAAGGCTGAATTCCTCGAAGGCAAGTGGGACGGCCTGATCGCCGGCCTCGACGCCAACCGCTACGACACGGTCATCAACCAGGTCGGCATCACCGAGGAGCGCAAGAAGAAGTACGACTTCTCCGAACCCTATATCGCCTCCAAGGCTGTGCTGATCGTCAAGTCGGACAACGAAGAGATCAAGGGCTTTGCCGATCTCAAGGGCAAGAAGTCGGCCCAGTCGCTGACCAGCAACTTCGGCAAGCTCGCAACCGCGTCCGGCGCCGAACTCGTCGGCACCGACGGCTTCGACCAGTCGATCCAGCTCGTCTTGACCGGCCGTGCCGACGCGACGATCAACGACAGCCTCTCCTTCCTCGACTTCAAGAAGAAGAAGCCCGACGCCCCGGTCAAGATCGCCGCTGAGCAGGCCGATGCCGACTTCTCCGGCATCATCATCCGCAAGGGCGAGCCGGAGCTTCTCGAGGCGATCAACAAGGCGCTCGTCGACATCAAGGCCGACGGCACCTACGACAAGATCTCGCAGAAGTACTTCGGCGCCGACGTCTCGAAGTAACCCGATCACTGGGCCCTCGGCCGGTTTCTCAGCCGGCCATTCTCGGCTATGAAAAGCGATCCGTTCCGGACCCCGGGGCGGATCGCGCTTTTTGAAAGGCTCGCCCTTGACCACCTGGCTCCCACTGATGCTGGAATCCTTGCCGTCCCTGCTCTGGGCCGGCCTGACCTTTACCATCCCCCTGACGCTGCTTTCCTTCATCTTCGGCCTGATCCTGGGGCTCGTCACCGCCGTCGCCCGGCTCTTCGGGCCGGCACCGGTCGCCTGGATCGCGCGCTTTTACGTCTGGGTGATCCGCGGCACGCCGTTGCTGGTCCAACTGTTCGTGATCTTTTACGGCCTGCCGAGCGCCGGCATCCTGCTCGACGCCTTCACCGCAGCGCTCATCGGCTTCTCGCTGAATGTCGGCGCCTACACCTCCGAGATCATTCGCGCGGTGATTTCGTCGGTCCCGCGCGGACAATGGGAGGCAGCCTATTCGATCGGCATGAGCTGGAGCCAGGCGATGCGCCGCACGATCCTGCCGCAGGCAGCCCGCGTCGCCGTGCCGCCATTGTCGAACACATTCATCTCGCTGGTGAAGGACACGTCGCTTGCCGCCGCCATTACTGTGCCCGAGATGTTCCAGACAGCGCAGCGCATCGTCGCCACCACCTACGAGCCGCTGATCCTCTACATCGAGACGGCGCTGATCTATCTTGCCATGAGCTCCGTGCTTTCCGCCCTGCAGGTCAGGCTGGAGCGACGCTTCGCCCGCTATGGCGGCTTCCTGGAGGCACGCACATGATCGAGCTCTCCCACATCGAAAAGCGCTTCGGCGACAATCTCGTGCTGAAGGATATTTCCGTGACGCTCGCCGAGGGCACTGTGACCGCGCTGGTCGGCCCGTCCGGCGGCGGCAAGAGCACGCTGCTGCGCTGCATCAACCTTCTGGAGATCCCGACCTCCGGATCGATCAAGCTTGGCGACGAGAAGCTTGAATTCGCCCCTGGCCGCAAGATCGGCTGGACGGCGATCCAGCGTCTGCGCCGGCAGACCGGCATGGTGTTCCAGAACTTCCAGCTCTTCCCGCACCAGACCGCACTCGGCAATGTCATGGAAGGCCTCGTCACCGTGCTGAAATGGCCGGCGGACAGGGCAAAGACCCGGGCAACGGAACTGCTCGAAAAGGTCGGCATGGCGCACAAAGCCGACGCCTGGCCGGCAACACTTTCCGGCGGCCAGCAGCAGCGCGTGGCGATCGCCCGTGCCCTTGCCCCTTCGCCGCGCGTGCTTCTCTGCGACGAGCCGACCTCGGCGCTCGACCCTGAACTGGCGGAAGAAGTGGTCGAAGTCCTGAGCCGGCTTGCCCGCGAAGGCACCACCATGGTCATGGCCACCCACGACCTCCGGCTCGCCTCGCGCGTTGCCGACAAGGTGATCTTCCTCGACGGCGGCCTCATCGTCGAAAGCGGCGCGCCAAAGACGATCTTCTCGGCGCCCGAGCGCGAGCGAACGAAGAAGTTCATTGCCTCGCTCAGCGCTCCGCACGACTACGAGATCTGAAGGGAAGCATTGGGACCGGTTCCATTGGCCTAGGCGCTAAGCAGCCGTCGTCTGATCCATCGCAAAACAAAAAACGGCCGGATTCGCATCCGGCCGTTTTTGTCTGTCCGTGTGGCAAACGCTTACGCGTCGAAGACGATCAGCAGGTCCTTGGCGTCGATCTGGTCGCCGGCGCGCACCAGAACTTCGGCGATCGTGCCGTCCTTCTCGGCATGCAGCGCCGTTTCCATCTTCATCGCCTCGATCGAGAGCAGCACGTCACCGGCCTTAACCGCCTGGCCCGGATGAACCGCGACCGTGGAGATGACGCCCGGCATCGGAGCGCCGAGCTGGGCAGCGTTGCCGCCTTCGGCCTTGCGGCGCACGGCGCTCGTCGCACTGCGGTTGCGGTCCGGTACCTTGATCAGGCGCGGCTGGCCGTTGAGTTCGAAGAACACCTTGACCATGCCCTTCTCGTCCGGCTCGCTCTTGGCCTGGTGCAGGATCACCAGCGACTTGCCGCGCTCGATCTCCGGCTGCAGCTCCTCGCCCGGTCCAAGCCCATAGAAATAGGCCGGCGTCGGCAGCACGCTGACCGGACCATAGGTGTCGGCCGCGACCGCGTAATCGGTGAAGACCTTCGGGTACATCAGGTAGG from Ensifer adhaerens includes the following:
- a CDS encoding polyprenyl synthetase family protein, with product MSQDTSPFTRRLATNARTVEGLLERLLGQTTEADEIARPANLLAAMRHGVLNGGKRLRPFLVIECADLLGGNRDAALRVGAALECVHCYSLVHDDLPAMDDDDMRRGQPTVHRAFDEATAILAGDSLLTFAFDIIAAPETALSDAQKVELILALGRAAGHGGMAGGQALDLAAEKSPPDEAGIVTLQAMKTGALIRFACEAGAIVAGAAKEDRARLRAFGEKIGLAFQLADDLLDLTADAETMGKATGKDAARGKGTLVALNGQTWAEDRLEQLVAEAEALLAPYGVRSAILVEAARFIANRRS
- the hisC gene encoding histidinol-phosphate transaminase; the encoded protein is MSKYWSPIVSKLKPYVPGEQPRIANLVKLNTNECPYGPSEKVLDAIAAAASSDLRLYPDPLALKLRQAIAVRYGVTAEEVFVGNGSDEVLAHIFAGLLKHDAPLLYPDISYSFYSTYARLFEIDTVEIPLSDRFEIDLADYDRPCGAIILPNPNAPTGIALPLADIERLVASHPDQPVVIDEAYVDFGGQSAAELVSKYENLLVVQTFSKSRALAGLRVGFAIGQRPLIEALERVKDSFNSYPLGRPAQAGAIAAIEDEAWFEDTRAKIIASRDRLTAELTARGFEVLPSSANFVFARHPGHRGETLMKALRERAVLVRHFAKPRISDFLRITIGTDAECARLIEALDEIL
- a CDS encoding LysE family translocator — translated: MFDLTPYLPQLLIAWTAYLIATASPGPAILAIITTSVSQGRKAGLALALGVLTGSYTWAMLTASGLSALIRAYGHAIIVLKIAGACYLFWLAYNALRAAMRSDKSAIVPTAKVQTSLKRLYLKGLGIHLTNPKAIFSWIMLVSLGMPAGAPVGVTATFIGGCMVLGLMTFCGFAIVFSLTPVHRAYLKSRRLIESLMAGFFAFAGFKLLTSRL
- the ispG gene encoding flavodoxin-dependent (E)-4-hydroxy-3-methylbut-2-enyl-diphosphate synthase, producing MSSAFDFDPQPRRASVAVDVGGVIVGGGAPVVVQSMTNTDTADIDGTVAQVAALHKAGSELVRITVDRDESAAAVPKIRERLERLGLDVPLVGDFHYIGHKLLADHPACAEALAKYRINPGNVGFKDKKDKQFAEIVEMAIRYDKPVRIGVNWGSLDQELLTRLMDENKANGFPLTAQEVTRETIVQSALLSAELAEEIGLPRNRIILSAKVSGVQDLIAVYAMLSARSDHALHLGLTEAGMGTKGIVASSASLGILMQQGIGDTIRISLTPEPGGDRTREVQVAQELLQVMGFRQFIPVVAACPGCGRTTSTVFQELAQKIQDDIRRNMPVWREKYPGVEGLKVAVMGCIVNGPGESKHADIGISLPGTGEMPAAPVFIDGEKAMTLRGPNIAGDFETLVSDYIEKRYGRGQAAAE
- a CDS encoding MFS transporter, coding for MDQRSPSATVRQGYMTRNRLAVSLLFLLNGFVIGSWAPKIPEFKDRLGISESVLGLLILMFGIGSLVLMPIAGGYIARVGSQKVVKVTAIILSPLLLLLTLVPDVWTAAVAMFLLGGFAGAMDVAMNANAVEVEKSMRRAIMSSCHAYWSLGGLIGAGIGGFLMARFGVLPHVLVVTAICLVLIVAAWPMILADKPHPGAAKEKLRLPMTPLPWLIGIMALFSMVPEGTVLDWGALYLRNELGASVELSGFGFAAFSATMATMRFAGDFVRDRFGAKRTLRICTVTALVGMIVAGTAPNAYIAILGFAIAGIGISNMVPIAFSAAGNMPGLQPGIGLSVATFMGYSGMLFAPSLIGFVAEHTGFAIIFASVPLLFIVVLLLSHHAIHADHAKGH
- a CDS encoding glyoxalase/bleomycin resistance/extradiol dioxygenase family protein, whose protein sequence is MTTITHVALWTRDLEAIASFWSSFFGAEVGEIYESRRRPGFRSRFLTLGDGPAFEIMEGPWVGPADPAEERTGLAHVALSLGSEQAVEAMAARAEAKGILVAKPRWTGDGFYEAVVRDPDGNLIEITI
- a CDS encoding DeoR/GlpR family DNA-binding transcription regulator, whose product is MSGELLLRERKTLIQERLKANGRVLAADLAAELSVSEDTIRRDLREMAAAGLCERVYGGALPVAPAAHSTLRERVAMAPERKAALARTAVGLIKPDMTVFLDAGSTNLAIAQLIEPELPVTVVTNTPLIAVALMEKPGVDLILLGGPLNRAVGAAISARAQRDAELLRPDLCFLGTCGADAAAGLTAIYFEDAEFKRLIALRSRRLVVAVTSDKLGTAAAHGVVDINDKVTLLLEADASAEHRSAFEATRAEVLMAGETE
- a CDS encoding amino acid ABC transporter substrate-binding protein, whose protein sequence is MKLLPTLFAAALMQVAALGSAEAGENLDAIKSAGVLKIGTEGTYAPFTYHDASGALVGFDVEIGHAVAEKLGVKAEFLEGKWDGLIAGLDANRYDTVINQVGITEERKKKYDFSEPYIASKAVLIVKSDNEEIKGFADLKGKKSAQSLTSNFGKLATASGAELVGTDGFDQSIQLVLTGRADATINDSLSFLDFKKKKPDAPVKIAAEQADADFSGIIIRKGEPELLEAINKALVDIKADGTYDKISQKYFGADVSK
- a CDS encoding amino acid ABC transporter permease, giving the protein MTTWLPLMLESLPSLLWAGLTFTIPLTLLSFIFGLILGLVTAVARLFGPAPVAWIARFYVWVIRGTPLLVQLFVIFYGLPSAGILLDAFTAALIGFSLNVGAYTSEIIRAVISSVPRGQWEAAYSIGMSWSQAMRRTILPQAARVAVPPLSNTFISLVKDTSLAAAITVPEMFQTAQRIVATTYEPLILYIETALIYLAMSSVLSALQVRLERRFARYGGFLEART
- a CDS encoding amino acid ABC transporter ATP-binding protein, translating into MIELSHIEKRFGDNLVLKDISVTLAEGTVTALVGPSGGGKSTLLRCINLLEIPTSGSIKLGDEKLEFAPGRKIGWTAIQRLRRQTGMVFQNFQLFPHQTALGNVMEGLVTVLKWPADRAKTRATELLEKVGMAHKADAWPATLSGGQQQRVAIARALAPSPRVLLCDEPTSALDPELAEEVVEVLSRLAREGTTMVMATHDLRLASRVADKVIFLDGGLIVESGAPKTIFSAPERERTKKFIASLSAPHDYEI